DNA sequence from the Hippopotamus amphibius kiboko isolate mHipAmp2 chromosome 1, mHipAmp2.hap2, whole genome shotgun sequence genome:
GTGTCCCCGTCCCCTCAGACGTTCTCTGTCTACGCGCCCGCCTGAGGGGGCCCATGCGCGGCTGTGGTCGCGGTTCTCAAGGGCTGTGCTCTGTCCCGCAGAAGACGTGTCAAGTCCCAGCCCCCAGGACCTTCACGTGTGGCCTGATTGGGAAGTAGGTTCTTGGCAGGTGTAACTAAGGTGAGGGCAGCGGGGTGGCCCTACTGCAGCATGACTGAGTCCTCGcaggaagaagaggcagagatCCTCGGAAGAGAAGCCCTGTGCTGACAGGCGGAGTCCGGAGTGGCGCAGCTGCCAGCCCAGAAGTGCCCCGGTGGCCGCCCCCAACAGAGGCCCGGAAGAGGCCAGCAGGGGTTCCACCCAGAGTCGCGAAGTCTGCTGAGCCCTGGAGTTTAGCTGCAGGCCCCAGACTGTGGGAGACCCCATTTCCCTGGGGACAAACACAGCCCCTCTGTCACCTCCCAGGACACAGCACAGACCCTGTCCCCCGGGGGCAGGCCTTCGACATCCAGCCTCCAGGCTGGGAACACAGGGCCTGCAGCCGGCCGCCGTGCCAGGGTCCCCACAGCCTGTGCCCTGCCTGCCCGGCCCCACATTCCCTCTATCCATCAGGCCTCCTGTGCCGCCGCGGACCAGGTCTGAGCGGTCTCATGGGGGCAGTCAGCGCTTCTCTCAGGCCCCCTTCCCCGGGCCCCCTGTCCGCCCCAGAAGACCGCTGACTCTCGCCATCCGGGGCCTCAGGGAGCCCGTGGCACCCGCTGCAGACAGACCTGCAGTGGGCCAGGTGCCCAGCCCCCTGGGGGGCCTGCAGAGCAACTTCAGAGAACCCCGAGGTCAAGGTCACATCCGGTTGTTCCCTGGGGCTTGCACTCTGGTTCCAGCAGCTTGACGAGGGGTGTGGGCTCTTCTTTATAAACACACGCTGGGCTGAGCTGACATCTCTCTCCCACCGTGAGTCCAGGGAGTAGGTGAGAGGCCGCCCATCTGTCCAGCCCCCGGGCCTGGGTCTCCGCTGCAGGTCACCATCCACACAGCCCTGGGCGCTGGAAGACCTCTCGCCTGTCACCTGGCCTCTGCGGGAGCCCAGCACGGCCAGCCTGGGTCCCCCAGGGGCCTCCCTTGGTtctgccccccacacacacccctcaaagctcctccctctccccaccccccatgggcccccagcaccctcctccgaccccaccccaccaccccccttTCAGACCCTAAAGCCTCACACAGAGGCAGCACTGCCCACCAGGGCCGCGCCGCAGCCAGGCGGCCCTCCCGCGGCCCCAGGTGCTTCAGGGACCACCCGATGCCTGGCCGCCCGTGCGTCCCTGGGGGCCCTTGTCAGCTGGGGGTCCCTGGAACCCGCCCCACCCTTCCTCCCCGAGGACCTTGAGCCTCCTCTGCGGTGGGGCCCACGGTGGGGGGGGTGCGGGTGACGGGAGGACAGCGGGAGGGGAAGACGGCCAGCCTCCGTCCTCCGCTCAGGCCACAGGGACCAGCGAGACCCTCAGCGTGGCCTCGTGGGCATCCCGCGGACTGTGACGGCAGCACCAGCTCTGCCCGGGCCCGGACCTGGCGGGAGTCACAGAGGAGGCCCGTGGCCGACGGCTAAGGCTCCGtgatgcccctccccccagctcctggggcCCCAGAACAGGATGCGGGGACGAGGCTGGGCCAGGGCCAGACCCCACTCTGGACGTCAGCCCCAGTCGGCCAGGTCAGAAGACTGGGCAGAGGGGCGGCCCCCGGTCCAAGCAAGAGCAGGCACCCCGGGTCCACTCAGCCCCACCCAACCGGTGACGTCTGCCCGTGCTGCTCCCAGGAGACCCAGCCTCGGCCAGGCGGGGGTCAAGTGGGGGTTTAGGGGGACCCGGGAGACGGTAGGGTCGAGGGTCTCTACAGAGGGGTCTCCACTGAAGCCTGGAGATGGCAGCTCCCCaagggcacccccccccccgcctcggGAAGGGGGCTCTGGTGGCTAGATGGGCAGCTGGAGCCCAAACCTTAGGAAGCCtgggcagtgggggctggggtgtCGGCAGGAGGCAGTCTCTGGCTGACCGCTGGGCAGGACATCAgggaccctccccaccccaccctgccctggaCTCACAGCTGGTGCCCCATTGCCCCAGCCCCAGGTCCCCGCACTTTCCCTGCCTCAAGTCACGCCTGCTGGCCGGCCAGCGGTGTCCACCAGGCAGGGCTCAGCTGGCCACGGTGCGGGACAATGCTCTTGGCTGGGGAGCGGTCAGGAGCCGGTGCGGCCGTGGAAGCCTGGACCGGGGTTGACTCTGCCCCCTAAACGCTGAACCTCCATGGCCCTGCGGGTGGGACAGGCGCCCAGGGAGGGCCCGCGCCCAGCTTCTGCCTCCCGCTGACCCGGGGCCTGACCCAGCCTGGTGACCCGAGAAGAAGGAAACCCGagccccggcccctccctccagcgGCATCTGAGGGTCTCAGCAGCCAAGCCCCCAAGGGGCCCCGGcagcccctgccgccgccgcccgccaGGCCCTGCACTGAGTGCCTGGCAGACGGCCAGAGCCAGGCTCGAGCCCCGGCCAGCGGCGCCAGGTCCCCGTGTCCGGCCCTCTGCCCACGTTCCCAGACAGACCCCGGCCCGCCCCTCGGCCCCAGAGGAGGGGCCAGGCAGCCTCCACGGCGAAGGCTGCAACGGTCCCGCTGCAGGGCCTGGTGCGGACGGCGGGGCCGGGGCTCAGCAGGAGTGGCCGTGGGGGCTGAGTGGCGGCTTCTGGAGACCCTTCGCTTCAGAGGCGGGGCTCTGCCTGCAAAGACCCTTCCTGCTCAGTCCTGTTCTCACACACCCAGGTCCTGCCAGCTGCCTGGAGGGGCTGCGGGCACAGGTGGCCGTCTCTCCTGGCCTGGCCACCGCCCCAGGTGCGTGTATGACACGCCGGCTGTTGCAACATCGATGTTATCGCAGCAGAGGAGCCCGTGAGTCACCGCCCCAGCGCGGGCCGCACCCAAGTCCTCCCGAACAAAGGCCCTTtgtccccacgcccccaccctgcccaagTGCTCTGCCAGACGCACGGAGGGGCACAAGCACGGGCACAGGCGGCGAGGGGCACTCCCAGTGCCCGGGCGGGCTCCCCAGCCTACAGAGCCCAGCTccaggggctgggcctggggagaACCCAGGCTGCCGGAGGCCTCATCTCCCGGGTCAGCTCAGGTGCCCCGGGCCGGACACCCGGCACCACGACGACCCGGGGCAGGGCCTGACGTCATGCAGGATTTGGAGGGCCTGAACATGGAGCCCGGaggagccagccagccagccccggCGCAGCCGTGTCCAGTCAGAGCGCAGAGTGCAGGCTGGAGGCCTCGGATGAGATAAAGCTCCCTGCTGCCCCCACGGAGCTTCTGTCCCAGCACAGGAGCCAGGAGACCCTCTCCCCACGCCCACCACCCAGGGTCCCCAGCCATCCCGGCGAGTCCAGCTCCGGGCCCTGGGCAGcagcccttcccctcccaggGTCTGCGGTTGTGGCCACAGCCTGACGGTCCGGCACGACAGCCTCTCCAGCTGGACTGATGCCAGCAGGTCTCCCCGGTACCACGGACCCCGACCATGGCCATTCCTGAGCTCAGGCACTGGCCGGCCAGTCTCCAGCCACCGAGGCCTGGACGCCTGCTCTGTGCTTGTTCCTGCGGGGCCTGGTGATTCCAGCTCAGCCAGGAACGCCCAGGCCCCAGGGCGGAGAGAGAGGACACGCAGATATCCCCCGACCCCACGCCACACAGACACCGGAGGCCACAGGTCAGGCTGGAGCTCCCGGAGTCGCCACCACGGCCACCCCTGGGACACGAGGGGTCCGCAAAGGGGGCTCAGGTATACGCAGACCCAGGGAGAGGTGCACGTCCACCCAGGCCCCAAGAGGCCCCACACCCCCCACAGCCTCGGGCCGCTCTGGTCCTTGGCCCAGGTCACAGGAGTCAGGGGGTCTGGTCTGGCTGAGGACAGGGGCCCtgatggggaggggcagagccCTCCTGTCGGCCCAGGCCCACCCTGAGGGGACAAAGTCCCACCCAAAGCTGGGCCCTGGCCACAAAGGGCCAGCGTGTCCTGGCCGCGCCCTGAGGGCCTCACCATCCCAGGAGGCCCAGCCCAGGCCAGGTGGGCAGCCTGTCCTGCAGGCCTCACCCCTACCCTGTGCCATCCACAGCCCCCAGAGGGGACCACGAGCATGGGGCCTGGAACCCCCGCCCcagccgcccctgcccccccccagcTCCTGTCATGGCTGGGCGGCGGGGGGAGCAAGGCTGCGGAGCTGGCAGCTGCCCCCGGACCCGGAGAGAACTTCGAACTGTCCTGAGCCAGAGGCGCACATTCCTGTCTGCACTCAAACCGGACAGCAGGCGAAGGGTGCTGGGGGCAGGTTCTGACCCAACTCAGAGACacacccacccccaacaccccGGGGCCGCCTCTGCCTCTGGGCCAGGAGGGCCGGTCAGGGGCAGCCAGGCTGCGGCCGGGACCAGGGCTCGGGAAACGAGGGCTGGAGGGCTCCTGGAAGGAAACGTCCTGGCTGCAGGCAGAAGGGTCAGCCAGAGGTTCTGGCGAGGGAGCCTAGAAGGGCCACCAGGTCAGCCTGGCACCTCCCACTGCTCCAGAGCAGGGCGCGGGCTCAGGGCTCACGCGGAGGCCGCCCAGGTCCAAAACCAGAGAGGCCAGGCCGGGAAGCGCCGCGGCCCCAGCACCCCCAGCCCAGAACCCCCAGCGAGCACCCTGCCCTGAGCAGCAACAGCCCCTGTAAACCAGCCCAGGACACCCTGCTCAGACTGGGTGGGTGTGACCACAAGGGCCCAAGGCCCGGGGAGCTGAGCAAACACCCCAGTTCGGGTCTGGAGCCAGGAGATGGCGGGGCTGAGAGAACGTGATGCCGCTGGGGCCAGGGTGGGGCCCCTGGGGGCTTCAGCCTGCACTGGCCTCTTGTCCGCACTGGGGGGACAGCCTGCTTGGGGGCCAGTCCGGGCCTGAACCCCCGGCCACCACAGCTCACGCCCCTGGGCCTGCCTACAGCAGGCCCCCCAACGCCCCATTTCTTTGCTCCTGCACCCCCAGCGCCAGGGCCCAGCTGGAGACGGCACATTCCAAGGGAATTATAGCTAAGTGGTTAATGACCTCCCATTAGGGGCAAAAACCGGGACGAAGACGAGACAGACCGAGAGGCCGTGGGGTCGGGTGCCGGGCGTGGGCCCTCCTGGCCCTGGCCACCGGCCCCCAGGAGCGTCCGGCCCCCAGCTCGTCCGTCCTCTCCGTATCGCTTCTCCTCATCTCCTGTCTCCCGTCTGTCGCCCCGGCAAAGACCTCTGTCATCACAGCCCTGCAGCGGATCCGGGTGAGGAGGGGAGACCTGCCCCTTCCCCGgccaggcggggtggggggacccgCTGGTGTCGAAGGACAGTCAGGAGAGCCCTGAGGGCGGGGCtgtgccggggggtggggggacgctGGCCAGGAGGCCCCTCCAGTCACCGCCTCAGGGGCCCCCGTCCGTGGGCAGGAATCCTGACGGGCGCCTGCGGCGGAGCTGGACTCCACAGGGCCGTCCCAGGAGGCCCGGGCCCCACAGCCCACACAGGACCTCgcggatgggggggcggggggccgcggcctcccccacctcccaacgGAGACCCCAGCGCGGCGCTCACGCCTCCCCCTCGCAGGCAGCAGGCCCGCCCCTCTCAGACCGGGCCGGCACCACGAAGCCGAGCACCACCCCCGGGCCCCCGGGCCCCCGACgccacctggggggggggggcaccgaGGAGAGAGGTGGGGACGGGTCACAGCCCAGCCCGCAGCCGCAGGGACGGGCGCCCGCCCGGCACCGGTGCGCTCCTGCCTCATTACCCAGCCGGCTGCAGGGGGGGCCTGAGGAGCGGCCGCTCCGACCCCAGCCAGCCGGACGGGCCCCggggcccctgccctccccgctcAGCCTGGGAAACGGGCGCCCGGGCCCCGCGGCAGCAAAGCCGAGCCCCCCACCGTGCCCCCCAGGCCTGTGCGGGGGGTCGGGGGGGGCCGCCTGTCAAAGGCCCGGGCGCCGACCAGAGACGGTATCGCGGCAGCTCGGCGGAGGCCGGACGTCCACGACCGACTCACACGCCTCAGCCTGAGTTTGCTGGGgccacgggggcgggggggagggggcaggcgccgaacccccagggcccaggggcGGGGCCTCGGCCGCCCGCCCAGGCCATCCCGACCCTGTCCCTCCTCTGGGTCCACACGTGGGGCCGCGGGCCTGCGCGCCGGTCGGCGGCCCCCCAGCCCCACGGGCCCAGGCCCTCCCGGGCCGCCCCACCTCGCCCTCTGCACCCCGACACGCTGTGCCGCGCGCCAGCCGCGAGGCCTCCCTGGCCCTGCGCGCGCCCACAGGCTGCGGCCCTCCGAGGCGGGACTGGCCCTGGGCAGGCGGAGGGGCCGGCCCAGACCCGGCGGCGGCCTGAACAGACACCTGTCCTCGTCCTCAGAGCAAATGTGGCGCCAGGGCCGCGGGGGCCGCACCCGGGCTGCTGGGGTGTTCAGCCAGAACCGCCACCTCCCGGGCCGACCCCACGCCCACGCCCGTCGGTGCCCTGAGGCCACCCCACGGCCCCcttctgcccctgccctccccccacccacccccgacGATGCAGTGACCAGGCGACAGGGAGGGCCGGGGGCTCTTTATTGCTGTGACCACAGGTTTACCAGGGGGCGGCGTGGGGGGGGCGCCCCCGGAGCCCCGTGGGCCCTTCACGTGCCGAGGAGCAGGCCGGAGAAGCTGGAGCTGCCGTGGACGGTGAGGGCCGCCCCGGAGCCGTTGTCCACGAAGACAGAGGTGTACTGTCCCGCCTGCGGACACCCCCAGAGGACGTCACCACCCACCGGGCCCGGCTGCCGGCCAGACGACACCCAGCCCCCCCAGGCAGCACCCGCCCCAGGCCACGCGGGGCCCAGGCCGAGGCCTGGGGGTCCAgggccacccccgccccgcccgccagcCCCCCCTCACCTGCAGCTGCAGCAGGCCCTGCACCTGCACCGTGAGTACCCTGCCGCTGCTCTCCAGGCCGGACGTGGCCTCCAGGGACCTGGACACGGGGCCGCGGGGCGGAGGGGTCAGGGCACAGTGGCCGTGGGGCGGGACACCCCCGCCCGCCCAGAGACCCCCGTGCTCCTGCCCCAGTGCTCACGGCAGTCCTCTGTGTGTGGGGCGGCCCCTCTCCGCGGGGAAGACGGGCCCCCCGCCACTCAGGACGCCCCTACGACCCCAGGAGGCCCACTCACGTGTGGCGATAGCACAGGGACTCGATGCACACCAGCAGCCGCACGGAGCCCCGGGCCCGCGGCCGCGCCCTGCCCTGCAGCGCCCTGGGGTCTGCGGAGACAGGCCGGGTCTGCAGCGCCCGCGGGGAGGACGGAGCAGAGGGgacggggctggggccgggggacCGCGGGGCACACTgcgggttggggagggtgggccTGAGGACCCGTCCAGCCCCCAGTGGAGTCAGGGTCGGGGCACGAGGCACCGCTGTGATGAGACCCGGGCCTGGGGCCTGTAACGCCACGGCCCACCGGAGGGCGAGCCCCCGCCCACCCCACGCACCCTGGCCAGGCCCCGCTCACCCACGTGCAGGCTGGCGGAGAACTGGAAGATGGCAGTCACCGGGGCCGTGAACCGACCGGAGGCCAGGCTCAGGCCGGACCCGCGCAGGAAGGCGCCCTGGGCAGCAGGCTGCAGGGACAGCAGGCGGCGCGGCTGCAGAGCCTGGA
Encoded proteins:
- the LOC130860084 gene encoding collagen alpha-1(I) chain-like gives rise to the protein MDGPHVDVTEPSLPLARRRLPPCSLCRSAAALSGAVERPGRGVGPHPCRPQHHLLPGERPHRGAEGLLGACGEPGSSPARHLAGGARRAAGDLQPLPHPLSRRVTGCAGPTARPSPSGSRLSRVCASPRSHERPFLVLGEARPDHPPAAPPGPTPPPALTCVPGRPGVCAAPGGRLTREAGAPRLPPLGQLLRGHRPGGRACVARRPEAMARVLWTGLGVCPGLPDGSLRKTCQVPAPRTFTCGLIGKPPVPPRTRSERSHGGSQRFSQAPFPGPPVRPRRPLTLAIRGLREPVAPAADRPAVGQATGTSETLSVASWASRGLSWGPRTGCGDEAGPGPDPTLDVSPSRPGQKTGQRGGPRSKQEQAPRVHSAPPNRPRSPHFPCLKSRLLAGQRCPPGRAQLATVRDNALGWGAVRSRLVTREEGNPSPGPSLQRHLRVSAAKPPRGPGSPCRRRPPGPALSAWQTARARLEPRPAAPGPRVRPSAHVPRQTPARPSAPEEGPGSLHGEGCNGPAAGPGADGGAGAQQEWPWGLSGGFWRPFASEAGLCLQRPFLLSPVLTHPGPASCLEGLRAQVAVSPGLATAPGPDVMQDLEGLNMEPGGASQPAPAQPCPGPQPSRRVQLRALGSSPSPPRVCGCGHSLTVRHDSLSSWTDASRSPRSQESGGLVWLRTGALMGRGRALLSAQAHPEGTKSHPKLGPGHKGPACPGRALRASPSQEAQPRPAPVMAGRRGEQGCGAGSCPRTRRELRTVLSQRRTFLSALKPDSRRRERPAPSSSVLSVSLLLISCLPSVAPAKTSVITALQRIRAAGPPLSDRAGTTKPSTTPGPPGPRRHLGGGGTEERGGDGSQPSPQPQGRAPARHRCAPASLPSRLQGGPEERPLRPQPAGRAPGPLPSPLSLGNGRPGPAAAKPSPPPCPPGLCGGSGGAACQRPGRRPETVSRQLGGGRTSTTDSHASA